The proteins below come from a single Beutenbergia cavernae DSM 12333 genomic window:
- a CDS encoding anthranilate synthase component I, with translation MTAAPDAPTAVEVGWGQTWPRLGEFRDLATARRVIPVVRRLLADELTPVGVYRALAGGRPGTFILESAAADGSWDRYSFVGVRSRATLTARDGRAVWLGDVPVGVPTEGDPIEVLGATLEALRTTAIPGLPPFTGGLVGALGWDVIRYWEPTLVPTSPDELGIPELALCLASDLIVVDHHEGAVWLIANAINFDDTDARVDEAHADAVARLDTLERGLAAARAGAPLTLGDAPEPAVDHRSTQEEYEAIVEQGKREIRDGEVFQVVLSQRFDLDCPADPIDVYRVLRTLNPSPYMYCVTLEAPDGAFSVVGSSPETLVKVEGRRVMSFPIAGSRPRGKDAVQDAELTAELLADPKELAEHLMLVDLARNDLAKVSDPATVRVVEFMDVRRFSHIMHICSTVTGELRPDATALETLTATFPAGTLSGAPKPRAVQLIDELEPARRGIYGGTVGYFDFDGNMDMAIAIRTALIRGRTASVQAGGGIVADSVPTSEYEESRNKAAAAIRAVQLAARLRPAGTP, from the coding sequence GTGACCGCGGCTCCGGACGCTCCGACGGCGGTGGAGGTCGGTTGGGGGCAGACGTGGCCGCGCCTCGGGGAGTTCCGCGACCTGGCGACCGCGCGCCGCGTGATCCCCGTCGTCCGGCGGCTGCTCGCCGACGAGCTGACGCCGGTCGGCGTGTACCGCGCGCTCGCCGGCGGCCGCCCCGGCACGTTCATCCTCGAGTCCGCGGCAGCAGACGGCTCGTGGGACCGGTACTCGTTCGTCGGGGTCAGGTCCCGGGCGACCCTCACGGCTCGTGACGGTCGCGCGGTCTGGCTCGGCGACGTCCCCGTGGGCGTCCCGACCGAGGGCGATCCGATCGAGGTCCTCGGCGCCACGCTCGAGGCGCTGCGCACGACGGCGATCCCGGGCCTGCCGCCGTTCACCGGCGGGCTCGTCGGCGCGCTCGGCTGGGACGTGATCCGGTACTGGGAGCCGACTCTCGTGCCGACGTCGCCGGACGAGCTCGGCATCCCCGAGCTGGCGCTGTGCCTCGCGAGCGACCTCATCGTCGTCGACCACCACGAGGGCGCCGTGTGGCTGATCGCGAACGCGATCAACTTCGACGACACGGATGCCCGGGTGGACGAAGCGCACGCCGACGCCGTCGCGAGGCTCGACACCCTGGAGCGCGGCCTCGCAGCTGCCCGCGCCGGCGCGCCCCTCACGCTCGGCGACGCGCCGGAACCGGCGGTCGACCACCGCAGCACCCAGGAGGAGTACGAGGCGATCGTCGAGCAGGGCAAGCGGGAGATCCGCGACGGCGAGGTGTTCCAGGTCGTGCTGTCGCAGCGGTTCGACCTGGACTGCCCGGCGGACCCGATCGACGTCTACCGCGTCCTGCGCACGCTCAACCCGAGCCCGTACATGTACTGCGTGACGCTCGAGGCGCCCGACGGCGCGTTCTCCGTGGTCGGATCCAGCCCGGAGACGCTGGTGAAGGTCGAGGGCCGGCGGGTCATGAGCTTCCCGATCGCCGGGTCGCGTCCGCGGGGGAAGGACGCCGTCCAGGACGCCGAGCTGACGGCGGAGCTGCTCGCCGACCCGAAGGAGCTGGCGGAGCACCTCATGCTCGTCGACCTCGCCAGGAACGACCTCGCGAAGGTGTCGGACCCGGCGACGGTGCGCGTGGTGGAGTTCATGGACGTGCGGCGGTTCAGCCACATCATGCACATCTGCTCGACGGTGACCGGTGAGCTGCGACCGGACGCGACGGCGCTGGAGACGCTCACCGCCACGTTCCCCGCCGGCACGCTGTCCGGGGCGCCGAAGCCGCGCGCGGTGCAGCTCATCGACGAGCTCGAACCCGCCCGGCGCGGGATCTACGGGGGGACCGTCGGGTACTTCGACTTCGACGGCAACATGGACATGGCGATCGCGATCCGGACGGCGCTGATCCGCGGCCGGACCGCGAGCGTGCAGGCCGGTGGGGGGATCGTGGCGGACTCGGTGCCGACGTCCGAGTACGAGGAGTCGCGCAACAAGGCGGCAGCGGCGATCCGCGCCGTCCAGCTCGCGGCCCGGCTGCGCCCGGCGGGTACGCCGTGA
- the hisI gene encoding phosphoribosyl-AMP cyclohydrolase, translating to MPRESHLDPAIGERLRRDADGLVCAVVQEASTRDVLMVGWMDDEALHRTLTTGRVWFWSRSRGEYWRKGDTSGHAQYVRGVSLDCDGDALLVEVEQVGPACHTGTHSCFDAGGPLPAVVGSAP from the coding sequence GTGCCCCGTGAGTCCCACCTCGATCCCGCGATCGGCGAGCGGCTGCGCCGCGACGCCGACGGCCTCGTGTGCGCCGTCGTCCAGGAGGCGTCCACGCGTGACGTGCTCATGGTCGGCTGGATGGACGACGAGGCGCTGCACCGCACGCTGACCACAGGTCGCGTCTGGTTCTGGAGCCGGTCCCGCGGTGAGTACTGGCGCAAGGGGGACACCTCGGGTCACGCCCAGTACGTCCGGGGAGTGTCGCTCGACTGCGACGGCGACGCGCTGCTGGTCGAGGTCGAGCAGGTCGGTCCCGCGTGCCACACCGGCACGCACTCGTGCTTCGACGCCGGCGGACCGCTGCCCGCGGTCGTCGGGAGCGCCCCGTGA
- a CDS encoding TIGR03085 family metal-binding protein, with the protein MPTPRETLADALLAAGPDAPTLCEGWRTRHLAAHIVLRERRPWTMAGASGGPLADWTERQVQTTGDDAALPDAYAELVGRVAAGPGAILTRLTDGGNVLEFLVHAEDVLRGERVPDAPRLLDDELESRLFRSVSRFGRFTYRRRGVGVIMRVPDGPRAVVVRGAESVVLTGTPVELALHATGRERAALVDVDGPADAVARFTSPADA; encoded by the coding sequence ATGCCGACGCCGCGCGAGACCCTCGCTGACGCCCTGCTCGCTGCCGGACCCGACGCGCCCACGCTGTGCGAGGGCTGGCGCACGCGGCACCTTGCCGCGCACATCGTGCTGCGGGAACGGCGGCCCTGGACGATGGCCGGGGCGAGCGGAGGCCCGCTCGCGGACTGGACGGAGCGGCAGGTGCAGACGACCGGCGACGACGCTGCGCTGCCCGACGCGTACGCCGAGCTGGTCGGGCGGGTGGCCGCCGGGCCGGGCGCGATCCTGACCCGGCTGACGGACGGCGGGAACGTCCTGGAGTTCCTCGTGCACGCCGAGGACGTGCTGCGCGGGGAGCGCGTACCCGATGCGCCGCGCCTCCTCGACGACGAGCTCGAGTCACGCCTGTTCCGGTCCGTCAGCCGGTTCGGCCGCTTCACGTACCGACGGCGCGGGGTCGGCGTCATCATGCGAGTCCCCGACGGCCCCCGAGCGGTGGTGGTGCGCGGCGCCGAGAGCGTCGTGCTGACCGGGACGCCCGTCGAGCTCGCGCTGCACGCCACCGGCCGCGAACGCGCCGCCCTCGTCGACGTCGACGGACCCGCCGACGCCGTCGCCCGCTTCACCTCGCCCGCTGACGCCTGA
- a CDS encoding ABC transporter ATP-binding protein, which translates to MSASIAPASDLGVFATVRRGLAMSPAMRRGLGVTFVLALVATAGRLVVPVAVQQATDRGILAPGGVDVEVVTTIAAAALGVLLVATACSAWVNVRLFSATEAGLAQLRVGAFRHVHDLAVLTQHTERRGSLVSRVTSDVDTISMFVQWGGLMLVLSTLQIAAATVAMAIYSWQLTLVVWVTFVPMLILAPRAQRALNVAYALVRHKVGSMLASVSEAVVGAHTIRAYGAGARTGSRIEGAVRDHRDAAVRAQTLASVAFSAGVLSSGVALAAVVVAGTFLGIAGEITVGTLLAFLFLVQLFTGPVQSATEVLNELQNAVAGWRRVLSLVETPIEVAPPADPVDLGQRRALDVQLDGVSFSYPGGPRVLHDVDLRLPAGARVAVVGRTGSGKTTIARLVARLADPDAGAVRLGGVDVREIAPADLRTRVVVVPQEGFLFDATLADNIAYGRVPHSRAEVEQAVVDLGLVDWVAAFDAGLDTPAGQRGESLSAGERQLVALARAHLAGADLLVLDEATSAVDPATELRISRAFAELTRQRTSVTIAHRLSTAQAADLVVVVDGGRIVGVGPHAELLAADGVYSRMFASWVAQSAS; encoded by the coding sequence ATGAGCGCCTCGATCGCCCCGGCGTCCGACCTCGGCGTCTTCGCGACGGTGCGCCGGGGGCTCGCGATGTCCCCGGCGATGCGGCGCGGGCTCGGCGTGACGTTCGTGCTCGCCCTCGTCGCGACCGCCGGGCGGCTCGTCGTCCCGGTCGCCGTCCAGCAGGCCACCGACCGCGGGATCCTCGCGCCGGGCGGCGTCGACGTCGAGGTCGTCACGACCATCGCCGCGGCCGCCCTCGGCGTGCTGCTCGTGGCCACCGCGTGCAGCGCCTGGGTCAACGTCCGGCTGTTCAGCGCCACCGAGGCTGGGCTGGCGCAGCTGCGGGTGGGCGCGTTCCGGCACGTGCACGACCTCGCCGTCCTCACCCAGCACACGGAGCGGCGCGGCTCGCTCGTGTCACGCGTGACGAGCGACGTCGACACGATCTCGATGTTCGTGCAGTGGGGCGGGCTGATGCTCGTCCTGTCGACGCTGCAGATCGCGGCGGCGACCGTCGCCATGGCGATCTACTCGTGGCAGCTGACGCTCGTCGTCTGGGTGACGTTCGTCCCGATGCTCATCCTGGCGCCGCGTGCTCAGCGCGCGCTGAACGTGGCGTACGCGCTCGTGCGGCACAAGGTCGGGAGCATGCTCGCGAGCGTGTCCGAGGCGGTCGTCGGAGCGCACACGATCCGCGCCTACGGCGCCGGCGCGCGGACCGGCTCGCGCATCGAGGGCGCCGTCCGCGACCACCGCGACGCCGCCGTGCGGGCGCAGACGCTGGCCTCGGTCGCGTTCTCCGCCGGGGTGCTGAGCTCCGGCGTCGCGCTGGCCGCCGTCGTCGTCGCCGGCACGTTCCTCGGGATCGCCGGCGAGATCACGGTCGGCACCCTGCTCGCCTTCCTGTTCCTCGTCCAGCTGTTCACCGGACCCGTGCAGAGCGCGACGGAGGTGCTCAACGAGCTGCAGAACGCCGTCGCCGGCTGGCGCCGGGTGCTCTCCCTCGTCGAGACGCCGATCGAGGTGGCCCCACCGGCCGACCCGGTCGATCTCGGACAGCGGCGCGCCCTCGACGTGCAGCTCGACGGCGTCTCGTTCTCCTACCCCGGCGGTCCGCGGGTGCTCCACGACGTCGACCTGCGCCTGCCCGCGGGGGCGCGGGTCGCCGTCGTCGGGCGCACCGGATCCGGCAAGACGACGATCGCGCGGCTCGTCGCGCGCCTCGCCGACCCCGACGCCGGGGCCGTGCGGCTCGGCGGCGTCGACGTGCGGGAGATCGCGCCGGCCGACCTGCGGACGCGCGTCGTCGTCGTCCCGCAGGAGGGGTTCCTGTTCGACGCGACGCTCGCCGACAACATCGCCTACGGGCGGGTGCCGCACTCGCGCGCCGAGGTCGAGCAGGCGGTCGTCGACCTGGGTCTGGTCGACTGGGTCGCGGCGTTCGACGCGGGGCTCGACACCCCGGCGGGCCAGCGGGGGGAGTCCCTCTCGGCCGGGGAACGGCAGCTCGTCGCGCTGGCACGCGCCCACCTCGCCGGTGCCGACCTGCTGGTCCTCGACGAGGCGACCTCCGCCGTCGACCCGGCCACGGAGCTGCGGATCAGCCGCGCGTTCGCCGAGCTCACGCGGCAGCGGACCTCCGTGACGATCGCGCACCGGCTCTCGACGGCGCAGGCTGCCGACCTCGTGGTGGTCGTCGACGGCGGGCGCATCGTCGGTGTGGGCCCGCACGCCGAGCTGCTGGCCGCCGACGGCGTCTACTCCCGGATGTTCGCCTCCTGGGTCGCGCAGAGCGCGTCCTGA
- a CDS encoding ABC transporter ATP-binding protein, with protein MPPHALTGGPARRSWDLVVRGLRAEPRAFAVAIGASALYGVGVVASGWALGQVTDRVVAPALGGDGVEPSAIWWAGAALVLIGAVTAVAVAFRRVFAGIAALDVQAGHRRAVTRQYLRLPLSWHRRHPAGQLLSNASSDAEAAGMVFVPLPFALGVVVMIVVACAAMFAADPLLGLIGLTVLPLVLVVNAVYRRWMSPAITHAQEQRARVADAAHESFEAALLVKSLGTADREEETFARVTDRLRAANVGVGRIRSVFDPVIDFLPSAATLAVLVVGASQVASGAAGPGDVVTAAYLLTVMTFPVRAIGFVLGDLPRSLVGHDRISRVLDAPGGDEPPSGAGGAALDAPRAALEVRLDGVAVRVPPPPGGEDDVPLLHDVSLTLRAGRTLAVVGRTGSGKSTLVDVIAQLTPAAAGTVSFDGTDARDVPALQRTHEVAYVAQEAFVFEDTVRGNVLLDDGDPDGGDDDRVWEALRLARADEIVDALPDGLDTVIGERGTSLSGGQRQRIAIARALVRRPRLLLLDDATSALDPVVEREILAGLRSAGRDVTVVVVAYRPATIALADEVLHLERGRVVAHGTAAELRATDPGFVDLVTAYERHRAEVGR; from the coding sequence GTGCCGCCCCACGCTCTCACCGGTGGGCCCGCGCGGCGGTCCTGGGACCTCGTCGTGCGCGGCCTGCGGGCCGAGCCCCGCGCGTTCGCCGTCGCGATCGGTGCATCCGCTCTGTACGGCGTCGGCGTCGTGGCCTCCGGGTGGGCGCTCGGCCAGGTCACCGACCGGGTCGTGGCGCCGGCGCTCGGCGGAGACGGGGTGGAGCCGTCAGCCATCTGGTGGGCGGGCGCCGCCCTCGTGCTCATCGGCGCCGTGACCGCCGTCGCCGTGGCGTTCCGGCGGGTGTTCGCCGGGATCGCCGCGCTCGACGTCCAGGCCGGCCACCGGCGCGCGGTGACGCGCCAGTACCTGCGCCTCCCGTTGTCCTGGCACCGCCGCCACCCCGCGGGGCAGCTCCTGTCCAACGCCAGCTCGGACGCCGAGGCCGCCGGCATGGTGTTCGTGCCGCTGCCGTTCGCGCTCGGCGTCGTCGTGATGATCGTCGTCGCGTGCGCCGCCATGTTCGCCGCAGACCCGTTGCTCGGCCTCATCGGGCTCACGGTGCTGCCGCTCGTGCTCGTCGTGAACGCCGTGTACCGGCGGTGGATGTCCCCGGCGATCACCCACGCGCAGGAACAGCGGGCGCGGGTCGCCGACGCCGCCCACGAGAGCTTCGAGGCGGCGCTCCTCGTGAAGTCGCTCGGCACCGCCGACCGCGAGGAAGAGACGTTCGCGCGGGTCACCGACCGGCTGCGTGCCGCGAACGTCGGGGTCGGGCGGATCCGGTCCGTCTTCGACCCCGTGATCGACTTCCTGCCGTCGGCGGCGACGCTCGCCGTCCTCGTCGTCGGTGCGTCGCAGGTGGCGAGCGGTGCGGCAGGGCCGGGCGACGTCGTCACGGCCGCGTACCTGCTCACGGTGATGACGTTCCCGGTCCGCGCGATCGGGTTCGTGCTCGGCGACCTGCCGCGCTCGCTCGTGGGGCACGACCGCATCTCCCGGGTCCTCGACGCGCCCGGCGGTGACGAGCCGCCGAGCGGCGCCGGCGGTGCGGCGCTCGACGCCCCGCGCGCCGCCCTCGAGGTCCGCCTGGACGGTGTCGCGGTACGCGTCCCCCCGCCGCCGGGCGGCGAGGACGACGTCCCGCTCCTCCACGACGTGTCGCTCACCCTGCGAGCCGGCCGCACGCTCGCCGTCGTCGGCCGCACGGGCTCCGGGAAGTCGACCCTCGTGGACGTCATCGCTCAGCTGACCCCCGCGGCCGCCGGCACCGTCTCGTTCGACGGGACTGACGCGCGCGACGTCCCCGCACTGCAGCGCACCCACGAGGTCGCGTACGTGGCGCAGGAGGCGTTCGTCTTCGAGGACACGGTGCGCGGCAACGTGCTGCTCGACGACGGCGACCCCGACGGCGGCGACGACGACCGGGTGTGGGAGGCGCTCCGGCTCGCCCGCGCGGACGAGATCGTGGACGCGCTGCCCGACGGCCTCGACACGGTGATCGGGGAGCGCGGCACGAGCCTGTCGGGCGGCCAGCGGCAACGGATCGCCATCGCCCGCGCCCTCGTGCGCCGGCCCAGGCTGCTGCTGCTGGACGACGCCACGTCGGCGCTCGACCCCGTCGTCGAACGCGAGATCCTGGCGGGCCTGCGGTCCGCGGGCCGCGACGTGACGGTCGTCGTCGTCGCCTACCGACCGGCGACGATCGCCCTCGCCGACGAGGTGCTGCACCTCGAGCGAGGCCGGGTCGTCGCCCACGGCACCGCAGCCGAGCTCCGAGCCACCGACCCGGGCTTCGTCGACCTCGTGACGGCGTACGAGCGGCACCGCGCGGAGGTCGGCCGATGA